From a region of the Panicum virgatum strain AP13 chromosome 2K, P.virgatum_v5, whole genome shotgun sequence genome:
- the LOC120694769 gene encoding tyrosine-specific transport protein-like isoform X1 translates to MASLISVHCCPLLRPSSISARTPVPRRVIRRGTRRPLRRCLCSQYADERQPPDSPPQLERLFSNLNQATMEHEPGSLTSAIFLVAGTTVGAGILAIPAVTQEAGFLTSAVTCISCWLYMVVTGLLVAEVNVNTMCELGSGGVSLVSMAMRTLGTFGVRTACLSYLFIHYALLVAYVARSSDIITDTLGIPLWESATLFSLAFGGICYFGSQRLIGAVNGFLVVGILTSFTSLVYKQVVASGNLQWSSLLEANFAAAPQSIPIIALSFVYQNVVPVLCTNLEGDLSKVRTAIIAGTAIPLALFLVWDGVILGTLPGIAGSSTVSDPLELLRSSNGIVGPIVEAFSFLAIGTSYIGFVLGLSDFLADLLKLPSGQNKPLPYLLTLLPPLLLSLLDPEIFFNALDFAGTYGVLVLFGVFPAAMSWSERYSDESEAPVPPIVPGGKLTLSVVMGGALLVIVSEVIKDVMQLQGLH, encoded by the exons ATGGCGTCGTTGATCTCTGTTCACTGCTGCCCTCTACTGCGACCTTCTTCGATCTCCGCAAGGACACCGGTGCCCAGGCGAGTAATCAGAAGAGGAACGAGGAGGCCGCTGCGGAGATGCCTCTGCTCTCAATACGCCGACGAACGGCAGCCGCCGGactcgccgccgcagctggaGCGCCTCTTCTCCAACCTCAACCAGGCGACCATGGAGCACGAGCCTG GAAGCCTCACCAGTGCCATCTTCCTAGTGGCTGGCACAACG GTTGGGGCAGGTATCCTCGCAATCCCTGCAGTCACACAAGAAGCTGGGTTCTTGACCTCTGCAGTTACATGCATTTCCTGCTGGTTATACATG GTTGTGACAGGGTTGCTAGTTGCTGAAGTAAACGTCAATACAATGTGTGAGCTAGGATCTGGAGGTGTCTCCCTG GTCTCAATGGCTATGCGCACTCTAGGGACATTTGGAGTAAGAACAGCCTG CTTATCCTATTTATTTATACATTATGCGCTTCTTGTCGCATACGTGGCACGCTCTTCAGATATCATAACAGACACATTGGGTATTCCATT ATGGGAGAGTGCTACCCTGTTTTCACTGGCTTTTGGGGGAATTTGTTACTTTGGAAG CCAGCGACTGATCGGTGCAGTAAATGGATTTCTGGTAGTTGGCATCCTAACGTCCTTCACTTCTCTTGTT TATAAACAGGTGGTTGCAAGTGGAAACCTACAGTGGAGTTCTCTTCTTGAAGCGAATTTTGCTGCTGCTCCACAAAGTATACCAATAATTGCTCTTTCATTTGTATACCAG AATGTAGTTCCTGTTCTCTGTACAAATTTGGAGGGAGACCTGTCAAAAGTACG AACAGCTATCATAGCGGGTACTGCCATACCACTGGCTCTGTTCCTAGTGTGGGATGGTGTAATCCTGGGAACACTTCCTGGAATTGCAGGGAGCAGCACTGTTTCTGATCCATTAGAACTACTTAGATCAAGTAATGGGATAGTGGGG CCTATTGTTGAGGCGTTCTCATTTCTCGCAATAGGCACATCATACATTGGATTTGTTCTAGGACTCTCAGACTTCCTAGCAGACT TGCTTAAACTACCAAGTGGCCAGAACAAACCGCTGCCATATTTATTAACTCTGCTCCCTCCACTTCTTCTGTCCCTGCTTGATCCGGAGATATTTTTCAATGCACTGGACTTTGCAGGAACTTATGGAG TTCTAGTACTCTTTGGAGTTTTTCCTGCAGCTATGTCTTGGTCAGAGAGATATTCAGATGAGTCGGAAGCCCCCGTACCCCCTATCGTCCCAGGAGGAAAACTTACTCTCTCGGTTG
- the LOC120694769 gene encoding tyrosine-specific transport protein-like isoform X2 gives MASLISVHCCPLLRPSSISARTPVPRRVIRRGTRRPLRRCLCSQYADERQPPDSPPQLERLFSNLNQATMEHEPGSLTSAIFLVAGTTVGAGILAIPAVTQEAGFLTSAVTCISCWLYMVVTGLLVAEVNVNTMCELGSGGVSLVSMAMRTLGTFGVRTACLSYLFIHYALLVAYVARSSDIITDTLGIPLWESATLFSLAFGGICYFGSQRLIGAVNGFLVVGILTSFTSLVVVASGNLQWSSLLEANFAAAPQSIPIIALSFVYQNVVPVLCTNLEGDLSKVRTAIIAGTAIPLALFLVWDGVILGTLPGIAGSSTVSDPLELLRSSNGIVGPIVEAFSFLAIGTSYIGFVLGLSDFLADLLKLPSGQNKPLPYLLTLLPPLLLSLLDPEIFFNALDFAGTYGVLVLFGVFPAAMSWSERYSDESEAPVPPIVPGGKLTLSVVMGGALLVIVSEVIKDVMQLQGLH, from the exons ATGGCGTCGTTGATCTCTGTTCACTGCTGCCCTCTACTGCGACCTTCTTCGATCTCCGCAAGGACACCGGTGCCCAGGCGAGTAATCAGAAGAGGAACGAGGAGGCCGCTGCGGAGATGCCTCTGCTCTCAATACGCCGACGAACGGCAGCCGCCGGactcgccgccgcagctggaGCGCCTCTTCTCCAACCTCAACCAGGCGACCATGGAGCACGAGCCTG GAAGCCTCACCAGTGCCATCTTCCTAGTGGCTGGCACAACG GTTGGGGCAGGTATCCTCGCAATCCCTGCAGTCACACAAGAAGCTGGGTTCTTGACCTCTGCAGTTACATGCATTTCCTGCTGGTTATACATG GTTGTGACAGGGTTGCTAGTTGCTGAAGTAAACGTCAATACAATGTGTGAGCTAGGATCTGGAGGTGTCTCCCTG GTCTCAATGGCTATGCGCACTCTAGGGACATTTGGAGTAAGAACAGCCTG CTTATCCTATTTATTTATACATTATGCGCTTCTTGTCGCATACGTGGCACGCTCTTCAGATATCATAACAGACACATTGGGTATTCCATT ATGGGAGAGTGCTACCCTGTTTTCACTGGCTTTTGGGGGAATTTGTTACTTTGGAAG CCAGCGACTGATCGGTGCAGTAAATGGATTTCTGGTAGTTGGCATCCTAACGTCCTTCACTTCTCTTGTT GTGGTTGCAAGTGGAAACCTACAGTGGAGTTCTCTTCTTGAAGCGAATTTTGCTGCTGCTCCACAAAGTATACCAATAATTGCTCTTTCATTTGTATACCAG AATGTAGTTCCTGTTCTCTGTACAAATTTGGAGGGAGACCTGTCAAAAGTACG AACAGCTATCATAGCGGGTACTGCCATACCACTGGCTCTGTTCCTAGTGTGGGATGGTGTAATCCTGGGAACACTTCCTGGAATTGCAGGGAGCAGCACTGTTTCTGATCCATTAGAACTACTTAGATCAAGTAATGGGATAGTGGGG CCTATTGTTGAGGCGTTCTCATTTCTCGCAATAGGCACATCATACATTGGATTTGTTCTAGGACTCTCAGACTTCCTAGCAGACT TGCTTAAACTACCAAGTGGCCAGAACAAACCGCTGCCATATTTATTAACTCTGCTCCCTCCACTTCTTCTGTCCCTGCTTGATCCGGAGATATTTTTCAATGCACTGGACTTTGCAGGAACTTATGGAG TTCTAGTACTCTTTGGAGTTTTTCCTGCAGCTATGTCTTGGTCAGAGAGATATTCAGATGAGTCGGAAGCCCCCGTACCCCCTATCGTCCCAGGAGGAAAACTTACTCTCTCGGTTG